The Rhododendron vialii isolate Sample 1 chromosome 3a, ASM3025357v1 nucleotide sequence tactttTTTGTGGATGTAAGTTTGAATCTCACGAAAGTTAAACATCCAAACTTTTGAGCCACTGAAGGTTTGCTCGGTTGTTAACTTTGGAATCTCGGATTCTCGAAATTAATTGAGGTAAGCTGACAAGAACATCAtgttatttataaaaaaataaaaaaagacgaTGACTAGCATACCTTCATTATCCACGACCATCTTATAAATATTACTTCATCCGTCCTTCATTAATAAATGTTTGGCCTGCAAACCTAGTCTTTTAAATAAAAAGATATTTCAtccatcccaatttaattgtctctCGTTTtgttctaaccggctaaaaaactagttatatctttaaatccataatgaatttcatatcgaatatggatcttgtttgatagatctcgattagttctataatacaatattttcaaaattacctaaaacattataaattacaagatataatcaattaaaaagtggcacaaacttccaaaaaggacaattaaattgagatagaggaagtaattttttttattaaaaaaattaaatttttttcacaaatcaacaGATATCAAATACTACTCCTTTtaagttgagaaaaaaaatagaatttttaaatgaaaaaatgattttttttaaattttaggtTTACGAGCCAAACACTTATTTAAAGATAACATTTTTGCAAATCAAGTAAACTTACGACGTTTTCCTTGCCAACTAAACATTTTGAAAGTCAAGTAAACGAACTTTTTCTTGCCGACTAATGCAGCTGTCTATGTTTGTACCTCCTTAAGCCTGAAGGTACTAAATAAACTAGCCTtatttgttactccctccgtcccataatatttgttcggtgcgcaaaacggagacgtaaaaataatactatttttgtaagaaaagttgaaaaaaaattcaacaatttactaaatctcgacgagttcttttaacttatgaaaaaaatttaaattttttctcgaaagaaatacattattttgtagtcctcATTTcgcggaccgaacaaatattatgggatgaATGGAGTATTTAATTTGATGTTATGAAAAATGTGTTAAGCAACATACTATGTAGTTGAGTGATAGACGGCGCCTTGGCGTGACTTATATCCAAAAATCAGCATTCAAGCaattatttgaaccgttcaataaaaaactgttcgaaactgttcgaaTCAAGCTAGCCAtttccgatcttttttttttttggctgatttctcgcgggtacccttaaaatcacgttctgatcacatggagcggctcggatcatcaaaatttgatcggaaactatgaggtatttttttaggtgtttttttgagtgTCCTCAGAACCGCcccgtgtgtatatatatacacacacaacaAATAGGTCAAAAACGAGCTGGCAAAATTAACGTTGGTCTTAATCTGTACGCATAATGAGTCTTAATCTTCTGCCAATAACGATAAGTCCATAAGCATAATCTGCACATAATTAAATTCAAATCTGAAGCATTCATTTCTCCTTTTCTGGATAATTGGTCGAGATATATAATTAGAATCATTGTCGAAAAATTAATAGGTTGATTTTATCCGACTTTAGAGTGGGTCGCGAAGGATCGGGAACTTGAGCCCACAATGCAAGTCAAGGCCGGCCcgtaacaaaattaatttttgcaccccttttatttatttgtaaattgtaatcttttttttcaCCCGTAAAATATTAAAGTTACAATTTCACGTGATTAaggataaaataaaattaatgcGAAAGGATGTAAAGAAAGTTCGCGCggaaataaattttcttctcGTATTGGGTTGTGGAAACTGATTACGGAGTACATTATTAGTTAACTATATATCCCTttggcggatcaaaaaatatatcctttttttttttggtaatacaTGGTGTCTGAGGCTAATTTGTGCATACTTCGAACTAATTTCTACAGCCTTCACACACCCATTTCACGCACTTATGCGTGGCCTCGTGGGATGGGACGCTACCAAGGGGTACGCGGATCCGGGGACGCTACCAAAGGTAATTTATCTCTTTCTGCAGATAGAGTTGGGACAGTTACAGATTTGTAATCATTAACagtatttttttgaacggctttATCCAACAACATTAACAGTACGTCAGTTCCATCTTTAAGGAAACTATTTTGCGCAAAACCatcatattttcttttctttttttgggtccaACTTCACATTTTGTTTTCATCATACAAAGTTAATTTACCCTTTCACTTGGACAAAGAtaaaatacatacatatatatacacacacaccagGGGCTATTCAGTGTATAGATTGTTTTTCTCCCAACattacaactatatatatatatatatatatgttccgGTGCgggatctctcattttattaaaatgcgggactccccttcccgattgaatttcgatgatccgagccgctcaaagttatcagaacgtgattttaaaggtccccatgagaaatcagcaaaaaaattgaccgggaagggcttcatccgagcagttttcatttaacggttcaaaaaaaactgctcggatgacccCCTTCCCGGTcgttttttttgctgatttcttataggacccttaaaattacgttctgcacacattgaacggttcggattttcaaaatttgattggaaatgaaagtccctcattttgttaaaatgagggatccctcacttgaaaattcctatatatatatataaataaatccGCTAACACATACAAATACACGAACCAGTCAACAGATTTGATCTTAACCGCCCATCTACATcatcaaaatgataaaaatccCCCCTTCGATCATGTCATTGATCATTCACCTACACCATTCGTCAAAGAGACGAATTCGTTCCTGCTGCACACTTGCAAGAGCATGATCGGACGGTGTCTCCGGACAGTGGGACCACGGGCAGGTTGTCGCAATTGCAAATCTCGATCATCGAGCCGTTGGGATCGTGGAAGAACAGCTGATCGACGTAGATTCCGCCCTCCTCAACCCTGCTCTTCAAGTACTCTatctccatttccttcaattttttctcAACTGCTCCCATGCTCTCACACTGCAGCCACACCCAAAGGTCAATTTAATTGCAAAAAATGTCCACATTTAAATGAAAAGACATATATACTCCTAGTAAATACTCCACGTGAAATCAAAACCTAAATAAAAAAGTCAAAGAAAACTCCACGTGAAATCTACCCAACCTACACCCATCACCCATgcattatttcatatttttgagTGGTTACCAATCtttgttcggtttgaattttaagagaagtttttgaaaatattgagtGAAAAAAGATATATAGAGAAAACTTATTGAATACCGTGTTCAGAAGTTTTGATCAAGATcctaaaacgaacaaggcctcaGACtctgtgtgtgagagagagagagagaggtacttGGAAAGAAATGTGATTATCTTTGGGATTAATTTGTCTAATCTTGGGCATGTCATCAGAGTCTTCCGATTGCAAAAGGTGTATGCCGACACCAAAATTGAATAACCTGCACAGAGAAATAAATACGATATGCATGTAGACAAATTCAAAAGGAATTAAAGATGGAGCAAAAtcccatgaaaaaaaaattaaattaaacaaCAGAAAAAGATTAAACGGTACCGTAATTATTTTCTTGTTGTGTAGTTCTAAATATTAGTATATAAATAGcaggaaagtctacaatacacacatcttaaaagggtgtaccatatgtacctattttatggttcattcataacattttagtgtatttcgtaacttttgttctaaaattcataacctttcagtaGTATGATTTATAACATTTTCGTTAcaatttataacattttagtatatttcgtaacttttatacgatttgtaactttttagcaatacgattcgaaatattttctctataattcataatattttggaggtgcatatgatacacatcaAAATAAGAGATGTATACTTTCCCATAGATAGCTAACATTTGAGAATATATACAAAAATGGTACGTACCAAGCTCCATCAAAGTTAAAGGAATTAGGCCTCTTGATTTGGGAAAACCCAAGAACGTTCTTGTAGAAATCCAGGGATTCGTCGACAGAGCGACAAAGAAGCGAGATGTGATTCAGTGATTTCAAGTTGAGGGGGTTTTCCCTGTTCTCCTTCATGATTTCCTTGCTTCCACAGCTAAGTCAATGACGTACGTACAGAGTAAACCAGAGAGAGAAAGCTAGCTAAAATGCAAATATGAGAAGAATGGagggagatatatatatatatatatatagcggtgttgatctctctctctctctctctctctctctctctctctctctctctctctctctctctctctctcattgtgtGTAATATAAGCATGAGGTTATTATGTTTGTTTCTTAGGTTCTATTTGGAACCTGCggaaagaaagaattttttattttaaaaaacttcCTCTCCGTGTTTGGTTgttaaagaaagagaagagaaagtcTCAAAAACAAATGCAATTAACTTTCCTCCTAATTCCTCTTTAACTTTCCCACTCATTTCCTTCTTCCTTACATGTTAATTAGTATTCTTTTtccacttcttcaattcctCAGCTTCCAAACACTTCTTCAATTCCTcaggttccaaacagagccttaggcTATACGTGTTGTTGTCTATTCTCCGTAGTTTCCACGTAGAAGATCCAACTCGAAAAGGTATTACCTATTTTTTTCCCGTGTGCGTTTCAAGAAAAACGTAAATGACCATCCATAATTTAAAATAGTTGTCTATATTGCTAAAGTGTATgaacaagtatgaaaatacaTGATCATGTGCATTTGACTAACTTTTAATTGAATTACGATCCCCAGTTTCActatttcatttttgttatcACATTAATCACCACGCATACAATAAGCAGCCGGACCCAATAACTTACGTTCAGTGGAGGATATAGATACCAGTAGGGTCAGTCAAACTGTGACACGATAACAATCCCATCTATAGATATGTAGAGACAGTGAGATGATTGATTTTGTATCTAAAACCTTGAGCATATTCTACGCtttagaaataaaatagaaatgTTCCAACATGCACATACACAAGCTGGCCCGGATAtcgagttattaaaaaaattgaaatatgggttccatttgtttcgatgtaaaatgttttacaacgtaaaatgttttttcaaaaaataaacttcaaactttatttttcggtgtttggttagcacttgaaaatattttcagaaattaacaaaatagtgtaAAGAGAGGAGGGGCTTAAAtggtggagagatctgagaatattggaattgaacgtgggttaGGACTAatgatcgaggaaactgagcagtgagaattgcagtagaaggtaCGTAatgggttcatttcggaaagtaacttacggaagatttaagagtaagtcattttcatcaaattgatagaaaatattttacatataaaatatttttctaattttttacacaaaaaataggtaaaacattttacgcccaaacaaacagagTCATGATCTCCAATCTCTAATGCTTGCCCGGAATATCgagttatcaaaagaaaatgttagatttcttggagaagtccaacctaaaactaattggcaataggtggagtaacttctagaatatattaaccaagcttgggtggcttagatgagcgatgtagGATTAAGTCTAACAGAAAAAATCGAAATATGCGCTCCAATCTCTAACGCTGTCGTTTCCTGATACACCGTTGAGTATGACTAGAAATTCTAGTTTCTTGATATAGGACTAGTTAATTTGGGCACCTTTTTTAGTTAGATGTTAATTTGACTAACCCCAACCATTAGAATTAATTTCTTCATCCTGTTTACCAATGAAATAGCTTACATTCGGACAAGCAGATCTTTTGTCATCCTCAAAATAGGTGTATTGATGTGAGAATTATAGTTTTCAACTGATGAAGCCGTTTGGAATTTAGAAACAAACTTATGAGGTATTTATGTACGTCATATTTATTGTTCTCAAAAATTTTCGTATCATGTACGAGGTCAATGATCTAGTTTATTGATGCGGACTCGATCAAACATTTTCTTATCATGTACGAGGTCAATGATCTAGTTTATTGATGCGGACCCGATCACCCGGGATGAAACCCACAAAAGAAAGTACGAAGGACGACTGTTGGAGGGAAATCTGACCGGATCATGCAGTGACGGAACCAAGAATTCAGTTTAGGCAAGATCGGgattttgcaagaaaaacttTACATAGTCATACAAATATGGTGGTTTTTAAAGTCTCGGTACTAATTTCTTACATAGTGCTATTACATTTCAATTCAACAAATATATTTATGTTGGTATGTtcatctgataaaaaaaaatattggggtGTTTATAATTTcctaatttttatctttttatttgaaGCTCATTGTGATTTGTTAAACTTTGAAATCTCTGTCAGCTATAAAATTCTTAAtggtatatataatatattgtGTATGAACGAATATGATGTATGAACAactataaaacaaaataaaatctattGGATGAAGGGTTTAACGTAAGTTCTTTCGCGCGCAATTGCATATATACTTTGAGAGATTTTATGAAAATATATGTTTATATGGGATATCATTCGCGATACCTAGACTTatgatgctacatacactaccattcatccactacaccatccactacattttttatgcGGCTCACCCcggctccaaaaaaaatacataaaaatgtccataaattttagaataatatcttatggggccctgtaaaaaatcaactccaaagaatatcggtaagtattatttcttgatttgtaatGACGAAACTGTTTAACTGCACcgtttcgcccctacaaatcaagaaataatatttactgatatttgttggagctgattttttacagggccccataatatattattttaaaatttatgaatatttttctgtatttttttgggacacaGGGTGAGCCCTACAAAACATGTAGTGGATGATGTAGTGGTTAAatgtagtgtacctagacttattgtttAGTatagggtaaactatagttaaccccctctaactaagcctcgcgtgcactttgccccctctaacttctttttttggcactcaaccccctctaactaactgaaattcaaacggtcataatttcaaacggtcataatttcttcgtccgaaatcgaaaacatgcaaattatatatcaatttcgaggtcttgaagtcagctttctaatgacaacaaaatcacatcacgattcaaagcacacaaaaagttatgatcaaaagagtaagggctggtagacagaaagaccattttgatcataactttctgtgtgctttgaatcgtgatatgattttggtgtcattagaaagttaacttcaagacctcgaaatcgatatacaatttgcatgttttcgatttcagacgaagaaagttatgaccgtttgaaattatgaccgtttgaatttcagttagttaaagggggttgagtgtcaaaacaaaaagttagagggggcaaagtgcacgtgaagcttagttagagggggttaactgtaGTTTACTCTTTATTATAATCTCTTCAAAATCTAAATAAGCTCAGCCCACAGATTTTGGTAGGGGTGGAAATTTATTACACGACTAGAATTCGATACGAAGTTAGCAGGTTGGAGTTGACTATTTTTGATACGAAACACGTATATGACACGACCCGAGCACACGATTGCTAAACAAGTCAGGTTCAGATTCAACCCGCCTAACCTGAAAATGACACAGCTAACCTGTTTATTTATCTGTGTCGACACGTTAACCCAAACCCGAGACGTTAACCTAAACCTATTTATCTTTCGGGTTCAAAAGTTATAGTGTCATACATGCAGTAGTTTCATTCCGTCCATGAGAATGGCTAATTGTTTGTTTGAAATTGATTAAAAAGTTGAAACACAAATAGGTGCAAACGGGTTATGTAAACATGTCATTGGAAAAGCAAAGGGTTTTGTGCAATCGTATCTATCCATGTCGTGTTCGGTTTACACGATTATAGCGGGTTGTGTTAGGGTTGAAATTCTTGACATGTTTAGCCAATTAAACAGGTCAAGTTATCTGACACGAACTCAAATTAACACAGCACAAACATGACATGATTTCCAATCCTAGATTTTGGTATGCACATAATTTCCTGGTTTGCAATCAACTTCATGAAACAACCTTTATGTATTTAGTCAGTGTTATGGCgacagttttttttcttcctcgtcaaacgaaacttttataaactCGAAAGGGATACATCGAGAGAGTAATGAGATAAGCATAGAAActtaaatgaaaagaaaaataaaacaaacatccAACAGAAAGTTATAGCGACAGATTCGCTCATTATACTTTCTTTATGGTGCGATATTTTCTAATGGagtaaaagttttcctaagtggGCAACTGTGAGATTTTATAAAGTTCTTAGGTTTTAGCctagtaaatatatatatccactTGACCACTTGGCAAAACAAATCGCCAAAGCCAGGAAGGCTTATTCGGTGCACGGGACCAATGCTCCGAGGTCTCTCTCCAGCACATTGTGTGGAAGGAAAATATTAGGGTccataaaaacaaaacatgaaagtgTTCGGAAAAGTGTAATGGGCGGTCGGATTCACTTGTACCATCCATTACACTTTTCCGGACGGTactttcatgttttgttttcatGAACTCTACCAAACTCCTTGTGTGCAATGTATTACAGGAAGAGGTCATGGAGGTGTCGGATTTGCTAAACGTgggtttggtttattttgtGCTTTCGTTGATTAGGTTCGACCTGGTATGAGCCGTGGATGGAACTCTTGTGCTCTCTTTATTCGCTTAAATTATGTAACTATTTTGCTGGGATCGATGTACTGAACTACACGGTTGAAAAACCATGTAAGAATTTCTTTCATTTCTGTGGCGTTCTTTATTTACTTGTTCTTCGTGCATTGCATGTGTAGTGCACGCTCAAtaatcaatggtccaaattttattCCGACTCCTGCATATTCAAGTCGTTCATTATTAAGATGGATTCTAAACCATTGATAGCCAAgatggacggctcgaattatgCACTACACCTGTAATGTAGTGCACCCCTA carries:
- the LOC131320220 gene encoding glyoxylase I 4-like, coding for MKENRENPLNLKSLNHISLLCRSVDESLDFYKNVLGFSQIKRPNSFNFDGAWLFNFGVGIHLLQSEDSDDMPKIRQINPKDNHISFQCESMGAVEKKLKEMEIEYLKSRVEEGGIYVDQLFFHDPNGSMIEICNCDNLPVVPLSGDTVRSCSCKCAAGTNSSL